The sequence below is a genomic window from Dyadobacter chenwenxiniae.
GGAATGTTGTGCTTTTTTGCGGTTTCCAGAACCATTTCGTCCCGATGCTGGCATCCCTGCACGGTACAGGACATACGTCCTATTTTATCAGTTTGTAGAATGTCAACACCGGCCTGGTAAAAGATAAAATCTGGCTTAACCTGCTCAATAAGCCCTGGAAGAGTCTCTTTTAAAATGCGTAAATAGGTATTATCGTCCGTGCGGTCTTCCAGTGACACATCCAGGTCGCTGTTTTCTTTTCTGAAAGGATAATTATTTTTCCCGTGCATGGAAAACGTGAAAATGCGTGGCCGGTCAGAGAAAATGTGCGCTGTCCCATTCCCCTGGTGCACATCAAGATCGATAATGAGTACTTGTTTTGCTTTTTTGTGATCGATCAGGTATTGCGCTGCAACAGCCTGGTCATTGATCATACAAAACCCTTCTCCAAAATCTCGGCCCGCATGATGTGTGCCACCGGCTATATTGAAAGCAATGCCCATATCCAGTGCTTTGAGCGCACCTTGCACGGTTCCGTTCGTGATCCGCAGTTCGCGCTCAGCCAGCAGCGGTGTTTGTGTAAAACCAATGCGCCTCATTTCCTGGTTACTCAATTTGCCCTGCACGATCCTGTCCGCATAATGCCGGTCATGCACGGCATAAACGGCTTGCATGTCCACGGGTTCCGGGCTAAAAAAATCGGCCTGCTCGGCAATTCCTTCCCGCAGCAATTGTACGGGAAGCAGCTCATATTTATCCATTGGAAACCGGTGCCCTTCCGGCACCGGATATTTGTATATGGGGTCAAACGCAATTGGAAACATGCAGGGTCATTTATTGAGGATTTCGATCGTTTTTTGATCAGGATTACCATTAAAATATTTATTCAAAACCTCCTGAAAGACCGGATCAGCATTCTCAATCATACTAAACAAAGTCATGCTTGACCGCAGCTTTAAGTCATCCGGCGTTCCCATGATCTGATTAGCCGTTTTGCTCTCAACAGCCAATATCACGTTTGAAATTTCGACCAATCTTCTTCCGAGTACCGGATGTTGAAAGTATCGGTTTGCTTGTTCCATATCTGCTATCGCATAATATACGGACGTGCTGCTCATCCCCAAACCTGTTATTTGCGGAAAGATATACCAAATCCAGTGCCCCTGCTTCCTGCCTCTCTTCATCTCCGCTAATGCCCCTGCATAGTCCCCCTCCTGCGCGGTAAGAAATTTATCTAAGTCTGAATCCATTTCGTTTGATTTGTTTTGGTGTATGCCAAACAAAAGCTTGCCAGCAATCAAACTGATTTTAAGTAAAACTTTCTTGTATCCATATAACCTTTTCTGATTCTTGCGGACTCTCAGATTCAAGTACACCAAAAACAATGCATGACATCTGAGGCTGAGCTTATTTCAGGATGCCCTGCATTAAAAAAGAGAAGCCGCATGATGCAGCTTCTCTTTTTGCCTTATTGTACCCAAGAAATATTTTTCCTGCTATAACGAATACCGGATTGTCACCCCGTAAGTCCTCTGGTCACCCACAATCCCGGCGTATTGGCCATAGCTTCCGGGAGCGGCCAGCAATTGCTCATAATAATCTTTGTTGAGCAGGTTGCGTCCCCAAAGGAAGAATGTGATGCCATTTGAAGCCCTGAAACCCAATCTTGCATTCGTTAATCCGTATCCGTCAATATTCAGATATTGTGACGGAGAAGGGCTCGACGAGAATTCCGAGCGGTAATATTCATCGATTCCCAAAAAGAAATTGCCTTTAAGTCCAAGGAACGAAGCCTTGGCTACCACTTCGCCGCCTATTGATCCGGACCATTTTGAAATCCCCGGCAAACGTCCGCCTGAAACATCTTTGAATGCTTGCGGGCCGCCTACTTCTTCCAAAGGCACCGGTGCATTGGTGAATTTCGCATATTTACCATCTGTATAGGCAACGGCTGCGTTTAAGGTCAATGCGCCGAAACGAATGTTACCATCCAGTTCAGCTCCCTGCACGCGCACTTTTTCCGCATTGGCAAGGTAACCTCTGTTTACACCCGGTTCCGGCGTTTGCACCTGCGTTTGGAAATCATCAATATCCGAGCGGAAGAAAGTCAGGTTCAATACGGAGTTGCCTGATGGTTTTGTTTTGATACCGAATTCTTTGTGCTCAACAAATTCAGGTTTTACTTTGGCAAGATCAAGCAACACGGCTCCGCTTGCTGTTGGCAAACCTCCAACGTTCACACCAATAGGCTTGAAGCCAACTGAATAGGTTGCGTAAGCATTCAAACGTGTGCTTGCCTTATACTGCACGGACAGCTGGCCCGAGAAATTCCCCTCCGCGTAATCGGTGTTGAATGATTGATTGCTGTAAACCCCGTTTTTCAATGCAAGCAATGCCGCGTCTGTCGTCTGCAATCCTCCGTAAGCAACGCGGCTGTAATCAACTACTTTTTTATCGTAGTTATAACGGATACCGGGCAAAATGTGAATTTTTTCAGTCACCGCCCAGTCAGCCTGTGCGAAAACGGCTAAACTGGTACTTTTTATACGGTTTGTTGTTCTGATCCCGAAGTTGTCGAGCAAGCCTGGTGTCTGCCACAACGGGCTTGTAGAGCTTTGCGCGAAACGCCATTGGGCCGAACCTGCTTCTTCGGTCTGGACCGGATCGGAAGTAAGGTCCTGCCAAAGGCCAAATACACCAACAACGCCGCTTAATTTAGGAGAAATTTTTCCTGAATAGCGCAATTCCTGCGACCACTGGTCGTGCGCCGAGTTACCTGAAGAAATGGTAAATACCGGCAACCCAATGTAATCCCTGTCATTCAGAGGAGTCCATTTCCAGTAACGCCATGCCGAAGTTGAGGTCAGCGTCCCATTCCCTATTTTGATATCAGCATTCACAGAAACGCCACCTAACTGGTTGTCTGCTTTGGAAGGTGTATCCAGGTCGAGTCTGCGTTCGAATGCGCTTTTGTAAGGAATTGTATATCCCAGATCTGCAATAATGTTGTTAAACTGGCGGTAATCAGCCCTTTTGGTTTTAACGACTCCCGCCACCGGCCAGCCGTAACCCGTTGGTTTCTGATCCGAAATGTCCCCGATTACGGTAATATTTACTTTATCCGAAGGCGTGTAAAGCAGCTGGCCCCGGACACCGATGTTGTTGATGTCGTTGATCGGCAGTTGCGTATGCTCGTTGAAGAATGTTCCGTTACGCTGCGTTCCTGTAAAAGAAACCCTTGCTGCCAATTTTTTACTCAAAGGGCCTGTTACCGAAGCTTTTGCCTGAACATATCCCAGGTTACCATAGCTCAATTCCAGGTTGGCACCCGGTGTGAAGCTTGCAGCCCGGGTTGTAATGTTGAATGCACCGGCCGTTGTGTTTTTCCCGAAAAGTGTTCCCTGTGGACCGCGTAAAACCTCAACGCGCTCTATATCGATAAAATCCAGCGCTGTGGCAGCCGGGCGTGCATAGTAAACACCATCTACATAAAAACCTACACCCGGGTCGATCCCGTCGTTGGTAAGGCCGTAAGTGGAGCCCAGTCCGCGAATGTTCAATGTTGTGTTCCTTGCATTGGAAGCATAAAGCTGTACGGTTGGCACCAGTTCTTTCAAGCGGTTCACATTAAACGCACCTGCGTCCTCGGCCCTCGTCCCGCCGATTACCGAAATAGGAATGGGAACTTCCTGAGCCGATTCCTGACGACGACGTGAAGAAATTACCACGTCTTCAAGCTGAGTATTGTTCACTTCAAGCTTGATCTCGACCTTACTCTCGTTGATCAGGATTTCCTTTTTTACATAACCTACATAGGAAACGATGAGTGTAAATGGCAGGATCTGGCCCGTAACAAGGCTGAATTCCCCGTTTGCGTCCGTGACATCCCCATTGGTCGTTCCTTTAATGGTTACGGTGGCGCCGATCAAAGGTTCATCTGTGCGGGCATCCAGCACTTTTCCGGTTACCGTAGCATTAACGGTGGCATCCTGTGCGAATAAATAAAGGGGAAATAGAAATGCAATTGTGAGAATGGTCGACTTAAAATAATTTTTCATGCTTACTGCAATTTGCGATATGATGGTTGTCTGGATTTTAAATTGATGTCAGAAAGTTGAACTCAACCTCCTGGTTATAAGGCAACATTGCACCGCCAACAATAAGAGCCTTTGCTTAGGATAACTGAATTCATAAAGGAGTTTGATTAGTTTGGGCACAAATATATAAAAACATAAACTATATAGAGTTAATAGGATAATAAAAATGCAAAAATAAAACGCAACAGCGACCGACAGGCCGCCATTGCGTTTATATAATCTAATTTCCCTTAATTATTTATCCCACCAAAGTGATGTCGTAATATCGTCGTTGCCCTGGGCTTTTACGGCGTTCTGGTAGTTGACAAGGTTTACACTTTGTTCTTTTGGCGGGTAGTACAAACGAAGCGGAACCCCTTCTCCAAACAATGGCTGGAATTTGTAATCGGCCGTTTGTCCGTTGGCAGTCCTGCGCCAGACCACATCGCCCGGTTTTACAAGGAATGTCGGATAGCCGGTGCGGCGAATCTCGCTCCATGCCTCATCACCCTGCGTGTAAAGAGCCAGGTATTTTTGGTTCAAAACATTTGCCTTATCCGCTTTCGGAAGGGCTGCAATGTATGTCGCAATGTCGGCTGGTGCCACGCCCCATTTTTGCAGGGATGCTGTAACACCATTGATGTAAGCCTGCTGGTCCCAGTTTTTGTATTCCGAAACCAGGAAGGAAACTTCCGCATATTCCTGCAAAACCTCTCCATAGCTGGCTGCATTCACAGCTGCACCGGGGAGGCTTACATCCGTGGCTGTCAGCAACCCGGCAGCCGCCACGGGTAATCCGTAAGGCTGGCCTACGTATTCACCGGCCGCGTTTTTGGTCGCATATATCGGCAGTCTCGGGTCCTCGACCTTCACAGTACCCATCTCGCCTTTCAGCACATTGATCAGCACGTGTGAAACCGCGAAATCCTTCCGGTTGGCAGTCACCGTCGCGCGATAAAGCGGGGCTTCGTTCGGGGCGAGGGCCTGGTATTTGAATACTGCATTATCTGCATTGGAAGTGAAAACACCTTTTGCCAAAGCATCTTCAAAATGCGTTTTCGATTCTGCCGGAAGCTTGGTCCTGATCCGCGTAGCAATGCGCAGGCGGAGTGAATTTGCGAATTTGGCCCACAATTCATTTTTCCCTTTATAGATCACATCGTAATTACCAAATGTGGTCGCCGTTTTGTATTTGATCAAAGTATCACCAGCCGATTTCAGCTCGTTCAGAATATCCTGATAAATCTTTTGCTGGCTCGCATAGGCCGGGCTCAGGTTCTCCGGGTTTTGTTGCAAGGCCTGAAATTCAGGGTCCGGATTCCCATAAGACTGATAAGGAACATTACCGAAAGCATCGGTCAATCCCTGAAAAGCGTAGGCTTTCAAGATCCGCGCAATGGCAATCTGGTTGGCGTTCGTTCCGGCCACACCCGCCGCTGCCACATCTTTTTTAGCAGGATCGGTGTTCAGGATAATGATCTCATTCAGGTTGTTGAGCGCTTTGTAGGCATTACTCCAATAAGTGTCTGAATAAGCGCGGGGAATGTCGTAACGTGATTGGTCGCTGTAAATGTTCTGGCTGTAATATTGAGCAAATAACTGTGACCCGCGCAGCGAGAAATTCTCATTACGGATGTTATCGATCAGTTGCTTTTCAGCCGATAGCAGGATCGTCGTCGTCGTTGCGTTTTCGGGACGGTTCGGATCTTTGTTTATTTCCTCGAAATGGCTGTCGCTGCACGAAGCGAGCAATGTTACCATGCCAATGGCGAGGGAAAAGATGCCTTTTTGATATATGGACTTTTTCATTTTCTTCATTTTTGTCTTAATAATTAGCTGCCTCAAAACTTCACATTGACATTCAGACCGTAAGTCGCCGGCACCGGAATGCTTCCGCCTTCAAGACCCTGAATGTTGCCGCCGCTGCTCGTGAATTCGGGATCAATGTATTTACTGGCTGTGTAGATATTCACAAGGTTCCGCCCGTACAAGCCAAAATAGACCGACTTCACCGTTTTGTTGGCCAAAGGCAAGTTGTAACCGAATGTAATTTCCCGCAACTTCACGAATGTAGCATCGAAGATCGTTTGTGGCGTCGGCCCGCTGTATTCTCCCCGTGCCCAGGCTTGCGCCGTAATGCGCGTGTCGTTGACCGACGTGTTGGTCACTTCATAAGTCCCGTCCGCATTGTAGGTTACCGTTCCTTTTACGCCCTCCAGCACCACGCCGGTTTCACGCACATTGTTAGCGGCGGTTTTTTCCAGCACACCGGAGTACATGCCTACCTTGTATGTTTGTGAGAAGAATTTCCCTCCTACGCGGCCGTCCACCAGGAAGCCGAGGTTGAAGTTTTTATAGGTAAAGCTGTTTTGAAAACCGAAAAGATATTTTGGCAACACACTTCCCAGGGGCGTCAATTGCTGACCGCGTTCATAGGTTCCGTCCGCTTTGATGACCTTTTGGCCGTCCGCCGCATAAATAAAGTCGTTACCTAAAATCTGTCCGTAAGGCTGGCCTTCGCGCGCCACCAACGTTACCAGGCTGTTGGCTAGCTGAAATGTGTTAACGCCCGGTGCCAACTGGATCACCTTGTTGCGGTTGCGCGACCAGTTCAGGCTTGAATTCCACTCGAAACCATTCTGGCGGATCGGTGTGCCTGTCAATGTTACTTCTACGCCTTTGTTGTTGATCTTACCTGCATTGATCACCTTGGAATCATAGCCAAAAGCAGAAGAAACCGGGATGTTGATGATCTGGTTGCGGCTTACATTGTCGTAATAAGTCACGTCTAGCCCTACCCTGTTTTTGAACGCCTGAATGCTCAGACCTGTTTCCCACGAGCTGGTAATCTCAGGTTTCAAAGCCTGGTTATTGAGCTGATTTGGCAGTTTGTAGGACGCCAGTCCGTCAAAAGATTGCGTGGCTTCGTAAGCGCGTTGCAACTGGTAAGGATCTGTATCGTTACCCACTTGCGCCCAGCCCAAACGAACTTTCGCAAAATCCAGCCAGCCGATGTCTTTCACACCATTCAGTTCGCTCAGGATCAGACTCGTTGTTAAGGAAGGATATGCAAATGAGTTTTTACCGATCGGCAATGTCGATGACCAGTCATTACGCAATGTTCCGTCCAGGAAAAGCAAACTTCTGTAACCCAGCGAGAAGCTGGCAAAAAGTGAGTTGATCTGCTTGCGGTAAGCATTTGAATTGACCAGAACAGAACTTGCGTTTTTAAGATTATAATACTCGGGAATGATCAGACCGCCTTGTGTCACAGCATCACTGATGCGGCGTTTCTGGCTCATAATGTTTCCCCCGACATTCACATTCAAGGAGAAATCATCCCAGCTTTTGTTAGCCGAAGCCAGCAGCTCATAATTGAATTCGCTGAAATTATTGATGTATTCCTGGTACTGCGATTGGGTTCGGGAATAAACGGCAATGCGGTCCTGATATTGGTAATTGTAAACATCCGCATTCACTTTTCCGCTCACTTTCAGCCAGCTGTTCACGTCGTAAACCAGACCCACATTTCCGTAAAAACGATCCCTGTTTTCATCCAGATAGCTTTCATTGGCCGACCAGTAAGGATTATCGATAAACTTGGCGGCTTCTCCTGCCGGTGTGTTCTGATAGCCGCTGCGGTTCCACAAAATCTGCGTTCCGTCGGCCCGCTTATAGTTTTTCAGTTTATCATAATCCACCTGAACCTGTCCCCATTGAAACGCTTCCAGAATAATGTTCCGGTTGGTTGCGCCCGTCCATGGACGTCCGGTTGACTGGTTTTTGATGTAGTTGAAATTGTTATAAACCTTCAATTTACCCAGCTGCGTCGATCCTGAAAAGTTGATCGAATTCCGTTTCAACGATGAATTCGGCACCGTTCCTTTCACATTTTTATTGGTGTAGGAAAGGCGGTAAGTCGAGTTCGCATTTCCACCGCTGACAGACAGGCTGTTTGTATTGGCCACACCCGTCTCGAAGAATGAATGCACATCGTTTTTAGGATAGCTCCATGGTTGTGGTTTCAGGTATTCCGCTGTGTTTTCGGGATCCAGGTTATACCAATGCAGCACTGGCGTTCCATCCAGTTTCGGGCCCCAGCTTTCGTCTACCGCATATTCGGCAATGTTGTAATCCGTTCCACCTATCTTCGCCTGCTGGAATGTGCTCGAAAAACCGCCGCCATATAATTTTTGGCGCTTGGGCAACCGCACGATTTGTTCAAACTCGATGCCGGTGTTCAGCGTGATGTTCACTTTGCTGTTTTCCTTGCCCTTTTTGGTTGTGATCAAAATAACCCCGTTTGCCGCCCTGGTTCCGTAAAGCGCTGCCGCAGAAGGCCCTTTCAGTACCGAAATGTTCTCGATATCATCCGGATTAATGTCCTGGATCATGTTACCAACATCCTTTCCGCCACTTCCCGCGCTGGTAGCTGCGCTGTTCAGGTCCGCATTGTCGATCGGCGTCCCGTCGATGACGTACAGAGGCTGGTTATTGCCCGAAATGGAATTGATCCCGCGCAAAAGCACACGGGAAGACCCGCCCATGTTGCCGCCCGATGTTGTGACCTGCAAACCGGCAACTTTCCCGGAAAGCGCACTTAATGCGTTGGTAGGCCTCGTTTGTAAAGCTTCCCCTTTGATCTCCTGCACTGCGTAGCCCAGCGCACGCTTTTCACGCGAGATGCCGAGGGCGGTGACTACCACTTCGTTGAGGATCCTGGTATCGGCTTTCAGCGCGACAGCGATTTTGTTACTGTTGCCAATCGCCACATCCTGAGCCAGGTAGCCAATAAAGGAAACGACCAGTATGGAAGTTTCATCATTCACATTCAGGGTGAAAGAGCCGTCCGCATCTGAAAGTGTTCCGGACGAAGTGCCTTTTACGGCCACAGAAGCGCCCGGAAGCGGCGAGCCGTCGTTGGCATCCGTGATGATCCCGGTTATGACCCGTTGCTGGGCACTGACAAATCCCGTCACAAGAAATGTCAGCAAGAATAGATATAGAAACCGTGTTTTCATGAATTGTATTTTTGTAAGAGAGTTGATTTTAGGTTTGTAAAAATTACATAACACTTTTGTTGGCATTTAGTTTACGTTTGATCTTTTTCATGGGCAGATTCTAAAATTTTATTTGGCAAAAACTGTTTCAGCGAACGCAAATCGGACCTTCCGATTGAGATTCTTTTGCAAAGTTATTAAAAACACATTAAATATTTATTCTCTATGGATATAATAGAATAATAAATTTTATTTGTCTTATTCGTTGATTCAAACTGGCAACGCCGGGTCGGTAACAGACTGGCATAGCCTGAAATCGTGCAACCGTTGGTAACCAGCGCGTCACAGGAAAAAGAATTTAGTGTTGGTGGGACATACGAAGCGATTTTAGAGCTTTGTAAACTAACAAGCGGTTATTGGGACAACCTTAACTCAGACGGTGAAATTAATGAAGCACTTCTGAGAGACTGGTACCAGGACATATGCGGTTGATCCTAATCCTTTTATTTGGGGGGGGGTTAAAAACTGCAACTGAGGGCCAAGAAGATAACATTAAGAAAACCGAAGTATTTTTAGATGGGCGGACTATCATAAAAACCTTCAAGTGCCATTGCACTCCATCAATCTACAATGTAGCCTGAAAAATAATTCACGCAAAAAAGAGGCGTTTAGCACCTCTAAAACTTCCCGTACGCAATCTCCATCGCCTTATCTGGCTTTACTTATAATCCCAAACCTCTCGGCCTTTAAGATGATCGACGTAATACTTTCACTTATGAGTAAGCTCCGTTGATAAGCTGCGTGAAAACGAAGCTGCAAATCTATTGAATGGTCAAATAACCGATTCACATGCGAAAGGCTGTACGAGATTTCCATGGTGAATTATTGGATGGTAGAAATGTAAGTTACGCTATTTAACTTACTTATTTTCAGTAAATTAAAAATTTCGGAATAACAGTTACAAAAATATTGATCCCAAGTGACATATATAGTTGCTCAAAAAGCTTGCGGCCAATGATACTCATATGAGGAATGTGGCCCGGTCTGACAATAAAAGGTGGCAGTCAGAGCAAGTCGTTGACATTGCAACTCATAAAATATGTTAAAGATCTTATAAGTAATGCTTTACCAATTTTTTATCACTAGTTTGTGATGTTCGTAAAAAACTGGCTATGACTTGGGCGTTTTGGAAATATTATGTTGACTTAACAAAATTCAACCTGGCTATTTCCGTCATACTGGCCATTGTTATAGGCCCTTTCGGAGGAATTCTTCTATTTCTTACGGGCGGCATGGTCCTAAGTCTAATCGCCTATTCGGTTTTCCATGCGAACGAATATTACTTATACTATAACCTGGGCTTAACCAAGATGCGCCTGGTGGTAGCAAACAAATTGATTGCCTATCTTCCATAGGAAAGTTTTCTGCCTCGCGACATAAAAGTCAGAAATCTCATTTCAATGGTCTTTTCAGATGGGAAAAAGCAGAATCAAATTTTTTATTCGCCCAGTGTAGCTTCGTTTGAAAACAAGCGGGTCGGAGAACTATCTTTCGGTACGCAAAAGTATTTCGAGTTCCTGCTACTGGCCCATATGGAACATCCTTTCTTACTGCTGGATGAACCATTTTCTATGATAGATCCACTTTTTCATAATGTAATTAAGAATATTATTTCGTCTAAATTAGCCGATAAGGGTATTCTTCTTACCGACCACTACTATAACGACGTGTGGCAAGTCACAAAAAGAAATTATGTCCTGGTTGGTGGATCGATGCTTGAGGTGGAAACGAAAGCAGATTTAGCAATACATGGATATTTACCCGGTCGACAATAACTTTCTCGTTAACAGCGCCTTAACAGCGACTCACCATGCAACAGATCATTAACATAGCGCTTAGCGCCGCCAGCCTGTTTTGTTTGAATCTCATGGACAGCGATGTTTACGCCCAGCGCATACAGCCCGTCGGTTTTTCCGAAGTTTCGATTAATGACAATTTTTGGAAACCCAAACAGGAAAAAGTGGCGACAGCGACGCTGAATGCGTGTATTATTCAGACCGAGGAAAAATCGGGGCGCATCAGGAATTTTGAAAAAGTGGCGCGAAAGCAGGGAGAAAAGCACGAGGGAATTTATTATGACGACAGTGACGTGTACAAAGCCATTGAAGCCATGGCTTACTCGCTCAAAAACCGGCCCGACGCTGTTTTGGAAAAGAAAGCCGATGAGTGGATCGACAAGATCGCTGCGGCGCAGCAATCAGACGGTTATCTTAACACATATTACACGCTGACCGACATAACCCAGCGCTGGACCGACATGGAAAAGCACGAAGATTATTGCGCGGGACATTTGATGGAAGCAGCGGTTGCGTATTACAACACGACTGGTAAGCGAAAATTATTGGACGTCGCCATCCGTTTCGCAGACCACATAGACTCCACATTCCGCGTTACCAACCGGCCCTGGGTGTCGGGGCACCAGGAAGTTGAGCTGGCATTGATGAAAATGTATCATTTAACCGAAGAAGACAGATATCTCAAACTGGCCGACTGGTTTTTGGAACAGCGTGGTCATGGCAATGGGAAAGGCAAAATATGGGACGAATGGAAGGACCCTAAATATTGCCAGGACGACGTGCCGGTAAAACAGCAAAAAGAAATCACCGGTCACGCGGTGCGCGCCATGTATCAATACACCGGTGCGGCTGACGTGGCTTCCGTAACCCAGGACCCGGGTTATTTGAATGCGATGACCACGGTATGGGAAGATGTGGTTTACCGGAACATGTATTTGACAGGCGGAATAGGCTCCTCAGGGCAAAATGAGGGATTTACAGCCGATTATGATTTGCCAAACGGAACAGCATACAGCGAAACCTGTGCCTCCGTCGGCATGGTGTTCTGGAACCAGCGGATGAATGCACTGACCGGCGATGCCAAATATATCGACGTGCTGGAACGCAGCCTTTACAATGGTGCATTGGATGGGTTAAGTCTAACCGGCGACCTATTTTTCTATGGTAATCCCCTATCTTCCATCGGAAATAATGCCCGGAATGCATGGTTCGGAACGGCCTGCTGCCCTTCCAACATTGCCCGGCTGGTGGCTTCGGTGGGTGACTATATATATGGTAAAGCAGAAAACAAAGTTT
It includes:
- a CDS encoding DUF1810 domain-containing protein encodes the protein MDSDLDKFLTAQEGDYAGALAEMKRGRKQGHWIWYIFPQITGLGMSSTSVYYAIADMEQANRYFQHPVLGRRLVEISNVILAVESKTANQIMGTPDDLKLRSSMTLFSMIENADPVFQEVLNKYFNGNPDQKTIEILNK
- a CDS encoding glycoside hydrolase family 127 protein, translated to MDSDVYAQRIQPVGFSEVSINDNFWKPKQEKVATATLNACIIQTEEKSGRIRNFEKVARKQGEKHEGIYYDDSDVYKAIEAMAYSLKNRPDAVLEKKADEWIDKIAAAQQSDGYLNTYYTLTDITQRWTDMEKHEDYCAGHLMEAAVAYYNTTGKRKLLDVAIRFADHIDSTFRVTNRPWVSGHQEVELALMKMYHLTEEDRYLKLADWFLEQRGHGNGKGKIWDEWKDPKYCQDDVPVKQQKEITGHAVRAMYQYTGAADVASVTQDPGYLNAMTTVWEDVVYRNMYLTGGIGSSGQNEGFTADYDLPNGTAYSETCASVGMVFWNQRMNALTGDAKYIDVLERSLYNGALDGLSLTGDLFFYGNPLSSIGNNARNAWFGTACCPSNIARLVASVGDYIYGKAENKVWVNLFVGSSTRFQIGKTSVPLRMETAYPWDGNVKITMTPSQKVKYALNIRIPGWAANTAVPGELYSFKIAGTEKAEILLNGKSINYQLEKGYAVIDRTWQNGDEIELKFPMEVRQIKARKEVKANEDRIALQRGPLVYCVEGADNAGEVWNLLVPENPTFSTENGRILDEPVIAIKANLLKVEAAADGLSVQAKPHIVTAIPYYTWANRGKGPMQVWMPSKMKNIRIAE
- a CDS encoding histone deacetylase family protein: MFPIAFDPIYKYPVPEGHRFPMDKYELLPVQLLREGIAEQADFFSPEPVDMQAVYAVHDRHYADRIVQGKLSNQEMRRIGFTQTPLLAERELRITNGTVQGALKALDMGIAFNIAGGTHHAGRDFGEGFCMINDQAVAAQYLIDHKKAKQVLIIDLDVHQGNGTAHIFSDRPRIFTFSMHGKNNYPFRKENSDLDVSLEDRTDDNTYLRILKETLPGLIEQVKPDFIFYQAGVDILQTDKIGRMSCTVQGCQHRDEMVLETAKKHNIPVQCSMGGGYSPQLRTILNAHANTYRVAGQIFHR
- a CDS encoding SusC/RagA family TonB-linked outer membrane protein → MKTRFLYLFLLTFLVTGFVSAQQRVITGIITDANDGSPLPGASVAVKGTSSGTLSDADGSFTLNVNDETSILVVSFIGYLAQDVAIGNSNKIAVALKADTRILNEVVVTALGISREKRALGYAVQEIKGEALQTRPTNALSALSGKVAGLQVTTSGGNMGGSSRVLLRGINSISGNNQPLYVIDGTPIDNADLNSAATSAGSGGKDVGNMIQDINPDDIENISVLKGPSAAALYGTRAANGVILITTKKGKENSKVNITLNTGIEFEQIVRLPKRQKLYGGGFSSTFQQAKIGGTDYNIAEYAVDESWGPKLDGTPVLHWYNLDPENTAEYLKPQPWSYPKNDVHSFFETGVANTNSLSVSGGNANSTYRLSYTNKNVKGTVPNSSLKRNSINFSGSTQLGKLKVYNNFNYIKNQSTGRPWTGATNRNIILEAFQWGQVQVDYDKLKNYKRADGTQILWNRSGYQNTPAGEAAKFIDNPYWSANESYLDENRDRFYGNVGLVYDVNSWLKVSGKVNADVYNYQYQDRIAVYSRTQSQYQEYINNFSEFNYELLASANKSWDDFSLNVNVGGNIMSQKRRISDAVTQGGLIIPEYYNLKNASSVLVNSNAYRKQINSLFASFSLGYRSLLFLDGTLRNDWSSTLPIGKNSFAYPSLTTSLILSELNGVKDIGWLDFAKVRLGWAQVGNDTDPYQLQRAYEATQSFDGLASYKLPNQLNNQALKPEITSSWETGLSIQAFKNRVGLDVTYYDNVSRNQIINIPVSSAFGYDSKVINAGKINNKGVEVTLTGTPIRQNGFEWNSSLNWSRNRNKVIQLAPGVNTFQLANSLVTLVAREGQPYGQILGNDFIYAADGQKVIKADGTYERGQQLTPLGSVLPKYLFGFQNSFTYKNFNLGFLVDGRVGGKFFSQTYKVGMYSGVLEKTAANNVRETGVVLEGVKGTVTYNADGTYEVTNTSVNDTRITAQAWARGEYSGPTPQTIFDATFVKLREITFGYNLPLANKTVKSVYFGLYGRNLVNIYTASKYIDPEFTSSGGNIQGLEGGSIPVPATYGLNVNVKF
- a CDS encoding TonB-dependent receptor; translation: MKNYFKSTILTIAFLFPLYLFAQDATVNATVTGKVLDARTDEPLIGATVTIKGTTNGDVTDANGEFSLVTGQILPFTLIVSYVGYVKKEILINESKVEIKLEVNNTQLEDVVISSRRRQESAQEVPIPISVIGGTRAEDAGAFNVNRLKELVPTVQLYASNARNTTLNIRGLGSTYGLTNDGIDPGVGFYVDGVYYARPAATALDFIDIERVEVLRGPQGTLFGKNTTAGAFNITTRAASFTPGANLELSYGNLGYVQAKASVTGPLSKKLAARVSFTGTQRNGTFFNEHTQLPINDINNIGVRGQLLYTPSDKVNITVIGDISDQKPTGYGWPVAGVVKTKRADYRQFNNIIADLGYTIPYKSAFERRLDLDTPSKADNQLGGVSVNADIKIGNGTLTSTSAWRYWKWTPLNDRDYIGLPVFTISSGNSAHDQWSQELRYSGKISPKLSGVVGVFGLWQDLTSDPVQTEEAGSAQWRFAQSSTSPLWQTPGLLDNFGIRTTNRIKSTSLAVFAQADWAVTEKIHILPGIRYNYDKKVVDYSRVAYGGLQTTDAALLALKNGVYSNQSFNTDYAEGNFSGQLSVQYKASTRLNAYATYSVGFKPIGVNVGGLPTASGAVLLDLAKVKPEFVEHKEFGIKTKPSGNSVLNLTFFRSDIDDFQTQVQTPEPGVNRGYLANAEKVRVQGAELDGNIRFGALTLNAAVAYTDGKYAKFTNAPVPLEEVGGPQAFKDVSGGRLPGISKWSGSIGGEVVAKASFLGLKGNFFLGIDEYYRSEFSSSPSPSQYLNIDGYGLTNARLGFRASNGITFFLWGRNLLNKDYYEQLLAAPGSYGQYAGIVGDQRTYGVTIRYSL
- a CDS encoding SusD/RagB family nutrient-binding outer membrane lipoprotein — its product is MKKSIYQKGIFSLAIGMVTLLASCSDSHFEEINKDPNRPENATTTTILLSAEKQLIDNIRNENFSLRGSQLFAQYYSQNIYSDQSRYDIPRAYSDTYWSNAYKALNNLNEIIILNTDPAKKDVAAAGVAGTNANQIAIARILKAYAFQGLTDAFGNVPYQSYGNPDPEFQALQQNPENLSPAYASQQKIYQDILNELKSAGDTLIKYKTATTFGNYDVIYKGKNELWAKFANSLRLRIATRIRTKLPAESKTHFEDALAKGVFTSNADNAVFKYQALAPNEAPLYRATVTANRKDFAVSHVLINVLKGEMGTVKVEDPRLPIYATKNAAGEYVGQPYGLPVAAAGLLTATDVSLPGAAVNAASYGEVLQEYAEVSFLVSEYKNWDQQAYINGVTASLQKWGVAPADIATYIAALPKADKANVLNQKYLALYTQGDEAWSEIRRTGYPTFLVKPGDVVWRRTANGQTADYKFQPLFGEGVPLRLYYPPKEQSVNLVNYQNAVKAQGNDDITTSLWWDK